In Phycisphaeraceae bacterium, a single genomic region encodes these proteins:
- a CDS encoding carbohydrate-binding family 9-like protein: MFRPLFITPVLIALAFAGSALAADPTPADLALAAKFEALKQKLDTGRGREVINLTRDNSPDAQGWIGFTKENTGEMALQRLKGHLPATDAQLAASRASYGRVVSMLEKIDRSPEAKPYEIVQRRKEITIDGRIDPKEWKGANVVPLAYIFPHTEPTTDSVATCRLMWDSRNLYAAFDVPDAQIMGNEALDNEKNTFLYDCVELFLVPDPRFPAYWEINVTPKNEILDRLIMKKSRGWFGEPDPSEDIEGIKVATKLSPDSSSPDADHTEQKPGYSIEIAIPWSQLPNMRHGPRVGDTLLGVMAWSDVNDKIDYGHQKYYSQVPTVAGFNSVWEFQVLKLVGKKGWFD, translated from the coding sequence ATGTTCAGACCGCTGTTCATCACACCCGTTCTCATTGCCCTGGCCTTCGCGGGTTCAGCCTTGGCTGCCGACCCGACTCCGGCGGACCTTGCGCTGGCGGCGAAGTTCGAGGCCCTCAAGCAAAAGCTCGACACAGGCCGGGGACGCGAAGTCATCAACCTCACCCGCGACAACTCACCCGATGCCCAGGGCTGGATCGGGTTCACCAAGGAGAACACCGGCGAGATGGCGCTCCAGCGTCTCAAGGGTCACCTGCCCGCGACGGATGCACAGCTCGCCGCCTCCCGCGCGTCCTATGGCCGGGTCGTCTCCATGCTCGAAAAAATCGACCGCAGTCCCGAAGCAAAACCCTACGAGATCGTCCAGCGTCGTAAAGAGATCACCATCGACGGCCGGATCGACCCCAAGGAATGGAAAGGGGCGAATGTCGTCCCGCTTGCTTATATCTTTCCCCACACGGAACCGACCACGGATTCCGTCGCCACCTGTCGGCTGATGTGGGACAGCCGGAATCTCTACGCTGCGTTCGACGTGCCCGACGCTCAGATCATGGGTAACGAAGCTCTGGACAACGAAAAGAACACGTTCCTCTACGACTGCGTGGAGTTGTTTCTCGTACCCGATCCGCGTTTTCCTGCTTACTGGGAAATCAACGTCACGCCGAAAAATGAAATCCTCGATCGGCTGATTATGAAAAAGTCGCGCGGCTGGTTTGGGGAACCCGACCCAAGCGAAGACATCGAAGGCATCAAGGTCGCGACGAAGCTGTCACCCGATTCTTCCAGCCCTGACGCTGATCACACAGAGCAGAAGCCCGGGTACTCCATCGAGATTGCCATTCCCTGGTCCCAGCTTCCCAACATGCGCCATGGTCCGCGGGTCGGCGACACGCTGTTGGGTGTCATGGCCTGGTCCGATGTCAACGACAAAATCGACTACGGCCACCAGAAGTATTACAGCCAGGTGCCGACCGTCGCTGGATTCAACAGCGTGTGGGAGTTTCAGGTACTCAAGCTGGTCGGGAAAAAAGGCTGGTTTGATTGA
- a CDS encoding VWA domain-containing protein, producing MKSHQTTPVGAAVFDATQRPDRLEPARGVFAYLTLFLSIAYRLFGRDLPGFSRQFLPGHAARCCLGEPLQPRSDAAARQGEIPPKGTFPFAWRLSHSEKTGGLVMLSLRHLFIAVVIGLLAASAALADGLIVIIDPPPPVDVVRPIHPVFAPLHIRKHLVEVKIDDQVAVTSVDQVFYNPSQQRLEGTYIFPLPEGGQIDQFTMDINGQQVKAELLDATKARSIYEEIVRKTRDPALMEYAGRGLFKVRVFPIEPLSEKRITLKYTQVLKSDNGLISYTYPLNTEKFSPEPIPQVAIKCEVTTKQALKSIHSPSHQVEIKRHGEHSATIGFEARDVRPDTDFQLLFAPLREKGDIAVNLLSFAGPEGMARAGQMPGGGGYFMLLASPGALAEKAKVSAKDVVFVVDTSGSMSGEKIKQAQKALLYCVNSLNTGDRFEVIRFATEAEPLFKALLPVNDTNRATARAFIDTFSASGGTAIDDALKAAAEAILSKGAKDADDTSRPRYIIFLTDGQPTIGERDEDAITNHLTKLVGDKTVRVFCFGVGNDINTHLLDKITQQTRASSQYVLPSEDIEVKVSNFYARINQPVLTGLTLSFGDKIRTSKTYPAALPDLFVGDQLVLFGQYTGSGPTTVTLEGFVNGEKKKFVSEATFTDKSAEYGFIPRLWATRRIGYLLEEIRLHGETKELRDETVELARKYGIVTPYTSYLIIEDEQQRNIPAAQRVSSAVRKDEAEKLGRMYQEFRTERSGNAMPGVAQDAGGGGIPMPAGGVKASEATQSMRNVDALVYTMPTDRDRPGASRPTGGTDAAGAVRVRYIRGRAFYRNGDMWIDENVQQQENIKPIIVKFGSEDYFKLLNDHPDTAAWLSVGTKMQLVIGDKVYEVVDER from the coding sequence ATGAAAAGCCACCAAACAACACCTGTCGGAGCAGCCGTGTTTGATGCGACTCAACGGCCAGACCGTCTTGAACCTGCCCGCGGAGTATTCGCCTACCTAACGCTTTTCCTGTCAATCGCTTACCGACTTTTCGGACGAGATTTGCCGGGATTTTCGCGGCAATTCCTACCGGGACATGCTGCGAGGTGCTGTCTGGGTGAACCGCTCCAGCCGCGTTCGGACGCCGCAGCACGGCAGGGTGAAATCCCGCCGAAGGGAACCTTTCCATTCGCCTGGCGTCTGAGTCATTCAGAGAAAACGGGAGGCCTTGTCATGCTCAGCTTGCGTCACCTTTTCATCGCGGTCGTGATCGGTTTACTGGCAGCGTCCGCGGCTCTGGCGGATGGCCTGATCGTCATCATCGACCCGCCGCCTCCGGTCGATGTCGTCCGGCCGATCCATCCCGTCTTTGCTCCCCTGCACATCCGCAAGCACCTCGTCGAGGTGAAGATCGACGATCAGGTTGCGGTGACTTCGGTCGATCAGGTTTTTTACAACCCCAGCCAGCAGCGACTCGAAGGCACATACATTTTCCCGCTGCCTGAGGGTGGGCAGATCGATCAGTTCACCATGGACATCAACGGCCAGCAGGTCAAAGCTGAGCTGCTCGACGCGACCAAGGCTCGCAGCATCTACGAAGAGATCGTCCGCAAGACGCGCGATCCCGCACTGATGGAATATGCAGGCCGCGGTCTGTTCAAGGTGCGCGTCTTCCCCATCGAGCCGCTGAGCGAAAAGCGGATCACGCTCAAATACACACAGGTTCTCAAGAGCGACAACGGGCTGATATCCTACACCTACCCGCTCAACACCGAGAAGTTTTCACCTGAGCCGATCCCCCAGGTGGCGATCAAGTGCGAGGTGACGACCAAGCAGGCGCTCAAGTCGATCCACTCGCCCAGCCACCAGGTCGAGATCAAAAGACACGGGGAACACTCCGCGACGATCGGATTTGAAGCCCGTGATGTCCGGCCGGACACCGACTTTCAACTCCTCTTTGCCCCGCTGCGCGAGAAGGGTGATATCGCAGTGAACCTGCTGAGTTTTGCAGGCCCGGAAGGAATGGCACGGGCCGGCCAGATGCCGGGAGGCGGCGGATATTTCATGCTGCTGGCTTCGCCGGGCGCGTTGGCGGAGAAGGCGAAAGTGTCAGCCAAGGACGTGGTGTTCGTCGTCGATACCTCCGGGTCGATGTCGGGCGAAAAGATCAAACAAGCGCAGAAGGCTCTCTTATATTGCGTCAACAGCCTCAACACGGGCGATCGCTTTGAGGTGATCCGATTCGCGACCGAGGCTGAGCCGCTTTTCAAGGCCCTGCTTCCGGTCAACGACACCAACCGCGCCACAGCACGCGCGTTCATCGACACCTTCTCCGCCAGCGGCGGCACCGCCATCGATGATGCGCTCAAGGCGGCAGCGGAGGCGATTCTGTCAAAAGGCGCGAAAGACGCTGACGACACCAGCCGGCCTCGTTACATCATCTTCCTCACCGACGGCCAGCCGACCATCGGCGAACGCGACGAGGACGCCATCACCAACCATCTGACCAAACTCGTCGGAGACAAAACCGTGCGCGTGTTCTGCTTCGGTGTCGGCAACGACATCAACACGCATCTGCTCGACAAGATCACTCAACAGACCCGCGCTTCGAGCCAGTATGTCCTCCCCAGCGAAGACATCGAGGTGAAAGTTTCCAACTTCTACGCACGGATCAACCAGCCCGTACTCACCGGTCTGACGCTTTCTTTCGGTGACAAAATCCGCACCAGCAAAACTTATCCGGCTGCCTTGCCCGATCTTTTTGTGGGCGATCAACTCGTACTCTTTGGTCAATACACCGGCAGCGGGCCGACGACCGTGACGCTCGAAGGATTCGTCAATGGCGAAAAGAAAAAGTTCGTCTCCGAAGCGACCTTTACGGATAAGTCCGCTGAGTACGGCTTCATTCCGCGACTCTGGGCGACCAGACGCATCGGCTATCTCCTGGAAGAAATCCGGCTTCATGGCGAAACCAAAGAGCTGCGCGACGAAACGGTTGAGCTGGCGCGCAAGTATGGGATCGTCACCCCTTACACGTCGTACCTGATCATCGAGGACGAGCAGCAGCGCAACATCCCGGCTGCACAGCGGGTTTCCTCCGCGGTGCGGAAGGACGAGGCGGAAAAACTCGGCCGGATGTATCAGGAGTTCCGCACGGAGCGCAGCGGCAATGCGATGCCGGGCGTTGCACAGGACGCGGGCGGCGGCGGCATCCCCATGCCGGCAGGCGGGGTCAAAGCCTCGGAAGCAACCCAATCCATGCGCAACGTCGATGCCCTGGTTTACACCATGCCGACCGATCGTGATCGACCCGGCGCATCGCGACCGACGGGCGGGACGGATGCGGCCGGAGCGGTGCGCGTCCGCTACATTCGCGGGCGGGCGTTTTACCGCAACGGAGATATGTGGATCGACGAAAACGTCCAACAGCAGGAAAACATCAAGCCGATCATCGTGAAGTTCGGCAGTGAGGACTATTTCAAACTCCTCAACGATCATCCCGACACGGCAGCGTGGCTCTCCGTCGGCACGAAAATGCAACTCGTGATCGGCGACAAGGTTTATGAGGTCGTCGATGAACGCTGA
- a CDS encoding tetratricopeptide repeat protein, with product MFCRHGTLTLVVSFFLVVWGGDVLRADLTPPGSTKTKQEMRDIIKGEEDFVASLRAKEIDTAGIAEQLLNRGVSYGLDGDTIRAYIDYTMLIEMKDAPAQQVALALLVRGTAFSESGDDTRAIADFSRVIDMEDAPVETVGQALFNRGTAYRKAADHQRAIADFAKVIGIKDFSIRQVIDALIYRGLSYEQLKDTTNAVADFTRVIDMGYAPVEKLAVAYLSRGVSFDHGGDAASAIADYTRAIELKNAQVEVVAEALVHRGTAYRKGGDKTRAMADYAQAIELSNAPAAWVAQALVARGLLYEEEKDPTRATADYTKVIEMPDVPANVKQEAQSSLDKLKPPAATSQPAAK from the coding sequence ATGTTTTGCAGACACGGTACCTTGACCCTGGTCGTCAGCTTTTTTCTGGTGGTCTGGGGCGGCGATGTGCTGCGGGCGGACTTGACGCCGCCGGGCAGCACCAAAACTAAACAAGAAATGCGGGACATCATCAAGGGGGAGGAGGACTTCGTCGCATCCCTGCGTGCAAAGGAAATCGACACGGCAGGCATCGCGGAGCAACTGCTCAACCGAGGCGTGTCGTACGGCCTGGATGGAGATACCATCCGCGCTTACATCGACTACACGATGCTGATCGAGATGAAGGACGCCCCCGCCCAACAGGTCGCCCTCGCGCTGCTTGTGCGCGGCACAGCTTTCAGCGAAAGCGGTGATGACACCCGCGCGATCGCGGACTTTTCACGGGTGATCGACATGGAGGACGCGCCGGTCGAAACAGTCGGACAGGCACTCTTTAACCGAGGCACGGCGTACCGCAAAGCGGCAGACCATCAACGCGCGATCGCGGACTTCGCCAAGGTGATCGGCATCAAGGATTTTTCGATCCGACAGGTTATTGATGCGCTGATCTACCGCGGCCTGTCGTATGAGCAGTTGAAGGACACCACCAACGCCGTCGCCGATTTCACGCGGGTGATCGACATGGGATATGCTCCGGTGGAAAAGCTCGCTGTCGCCTATCTGAGCCGCGGAGTGTCGTTTGACCACGGGGGCGATGCTGCCAGCGCGATTGCCGACTACACGCGCGCGATCGAGTTGAAGAATGCGCAGGTCGAGGTCGTCGCCGAGGCCTTGGTTCATCGCGGCACGGCTTACCGCAAGGGAGGCGATAAGACCCGCGCTATGGCTGACTACGCACAGGCTATCGAATTGAGCAATGCTCCGGCTGCGTGGGTCGCACAGGCACTGGTCGCGCGCGGCCTGTTGTATGAGGAGGAGAAAGACCCCACCCGCGCGACGGCTGATTACACGAAGGTGATCGAAATGCCGGATGTACCCGCCAACGTGAAACAGGAAGCGCAGTCGTCACTCGATAAGCTCAAGCCACCAGCCGCCACCAGCCAACCCGCAGCAAAGTAA
- a CDS encoding nicotinamide-nucleotide amidohydrolase family protein: MQAIILSIGDELVLGQTVDTNSAYLSAELVARGIGTRYHQTIADDRAAIRQAIIEASKAAKLVIISGGLGPTDDDLTRDALADAMGVNLVIHLPSVEVIRAMFIRRSREMPERNKVQAMHPVGSEVIPNSCGTAPGIKAHLNGATIYVTPGVPSEMLAMWRLSIGPDIDKLTPGNNLGSNPGSNSGNPTDNLSANPSSRRNVILTTKINTFGKGESAVAEKLGSLMDRKRNPVVGTTVAGGVVSVRVRSEFPEHNQARAAMDETIALIEKQLGPIIYGRDETTIQETVVAMLREARLLLVTAESCTGGSLGKMITDVSGSSEIYLGGWVTYANAMKTSQLGVPTELIDLHGAVSEPVARAMAEGALTRGKASLALSVTGIAGPEGGTIHKPVGTVFIGLASKTKATSVFRLDLGGDRDAVRDRAAKSALQLLRFDLMGVSLDALGFGRIVS, encoded by the coding sequence GGACACCAACAGCGCGTACCTCAGCGCGGAGCTGGTCGCGCGCGGCATCGGCACGCGATATCACCAGACCATCGCCGACGATCGGGCAGCCATCCGGCAAGCGATCATCGAAGCATCAAAGGCGGCGAAGCTGGTCATCATCTCCGGCGGTCTTGGCCCCACCGACGACGACCTCACACGCGATGCACTGGCGGACGCGATGGGCGTCAACCTCGTCATCCATCTTCCCAGCGTCGAAGTGATCCGCGCGATGTTTATTCGGCGCAGCCGCGAAATGCCCGAACGAAATAAAGTTCAGGCGATGCACCCGGTCGGATCGGAAGTGATCCCCAACTCCTGCGGCACGGCGCCGGGCATCAAGGCTCATCTCAACGGCGCAACCATCTACGTCACGCCCGGCGTACCCAGCGAAATGCTGGCGATGTGGCGACTCTCCATCGGCCCGGATATCGACAAACTTACCCCCGGAAACAACCTCGGAAGTAACCCCGGAAGCAACTCCGGGAATCCCACCGATAATCTTTCGGCAAATCCATCCTCGCGGCGCAATGTCATCCTCACCACGAAGATCAACACGTTCGGCAAGGGTGAAAGCGCTGTGGCGGAAAAGCTCGGCTCGTTGATGGATCGCAAACGTAATCCCGTGGTCGGCACGACCGTCGCAGGCGGCGTCGTCTCGGTGCGTGTGCGGAGCGAATTCCCGGAACACAATCAGGCCCGCGCTGCGATGGACGAGACGATCGCACTCATCGAGAAACAGCTCGGCCCGATCATTTACGGACGCGATGAAACGACGATTCAGGAAACCGTGGTCGCCATGCTGCGCGAGGCACGGCTGCTGCTCGTCACCGCGGAGAGCTGCACCGGCGGCTCGCTGGGCAAGATGATCACCGATGTGTCGGGGTCGAGTGAGATTTATCTCGGCGGATGGGTGACGTACGCCAACGCGATGAAGACATCGCAACTAGGTGTGCCGACGGAGCTGATCGACCTGCACGGCGCGGTGAGTGAACCGGTTGCGCGGGCGATGGCGGAAGGAGCGTTGACGCGCGGTAAGGCGAGTCTGGCACTTTCCGTCACCGGCATTGCCGGCCCGGAAGGAGGAACGATCCACAAACCCGTGGGCACGGTCTTCATCGGGCTGGCGTCAAAGACGAAAGCGACGAGCGTCTTTCGTCTGGACCTCGGCGGCGACCGCGATGCTGTCCGTGACCGCGCTGCCAAGTCTGCGCTGCAATTGCTTCGTTTCGATCTGATGGGCGTGTCGCTGGATGCCCTGGGGTTCGGCAGAATCGTCTCCTGA